The Lewinellaceae bacterium genome has a segment encoding these proteins:
- a CDS encoding ATP-binding protein — translation MRSGLLNIELRSNPRNISMIDGFVQKLVEEYKLSPNQYGNILISLTEAVNNAIIHGNSKDESKKVQIQLRRLKDKLAISVSDQGRGFDPSQVSDPRCMENIEECGGRGVLIMRELSDKIQYLNEGRTVEMQFKIR, via the coding sequence ATGAGATCGGGATTGTTGAACATTGAATTGAGGTCAAACCCTAGAAATATTTCAATGATTGATGGCTTTGTCCAAAAACTCGTCGAAGAATACAAATTAAGTCCAAATCAATACGGCAACATTTTAATAAGCCTTACCGAAGCCGTCAATAACGCCATAATTCATGGCAACTCTAAAGACGAATCCAAGAAAGTTCAAATTCAGTTACGCAGGTTAAAAGACAAACTTGCCATCAGTGTTTCCGATCAGGGCAGAGGCTTCGATCCTTCACAGGTAAGTGATCCACGATGTATGGAAAACATTGAGGAGTGTGGCGGCCGCGGAGTGCTCATTATGCGTGAACTTTCCGATAAAATACAATATCTCAATGAAGGTCGAACAGTAGAAATGCAATTCAAAATTCGCTAA
- the thrA gene encoding bifunctional aspartate kinase/homoserine dehydrogenase I, whose protein sequence is MKVLKFGGSSVAKPERIRMILDILKDYYTQGEKFAVVFSAFGGVTDSLIEMSRLASKGDERYLELFGAFSKRHLDTIDDLLNEENAKMSRPKLEKNHEVLKNLLHGVFLVREASARTMDYVLSFGERNSCFIIQAALQQAGIPSSFLDARKIIKTDKHFGAANVDMELSFKNIKEYFNSHPEVQVVTGFIASSKGNLTTTLGRGGSDYTASLLAAGLNAALLEIWTDVNGVLTADPRKVKRAFTIPSMTYAEAMEMSHFGAKVIYPPTLQPALNKNIPLQIKNTFEPYNPGTLITDKGDKTDLPVKGISSITDLDLLTLQGSGLFGVPGIAGRLFGCLAQADINIILITQGSSEHSISFAIQPSLAKKAKRHIEKTFEYEMKAGMIDPVKVEDNLSVIAIIGENMRYSPGIAGRLFQALGKNGINITAIAQGSSELNISVVIDRPDEAKALNSLHEAFFLSDTKELHLYLIGVGLIGSTLLKQIKAHADHLKSQQSIEIKVVGLSNSKKMIFNENGINLNTWQEDLQNSAQHSNIPAFIQQMKDNNLSNTIFVDNTANEMIAGHYESILDSSISISTPNKIATSSSYLQYRRLKNIAAKRGVQFMYETNVGAGLPIISTLNDLMISGDSILKIEGVLSGSLSFIFNNFKAGTKFSELVTLAKEKGFTEPDPRIDINGIDVRRKLIILARETGLNIEAEDVVIKNILPEACSKAKSVDDFFVELKKADDYFDQMLKKASDKNCVLRMVAKLENGKATIGLEEVDQTHPFYTLDGSDNMIVFTSERYKERPLVVRGPGAGAEVTAAGVFAEVIKIGNFIT, encoded by the coding sequence ATGAAGGTATTAAAATTCGGAGGATCATCCGTTGCCAAACCAGAGCGCATTCGGATGATACTTGACATCTTGAAAGATTATTATACGCAAGGAGAAAAATTTGCAGTCGTATTTTCAGCTTTCGGAGGAGTAACAGATTCACTAATCGAAATGAGTCGCCTGGCATCAAAAGGGGATGAAAGGTATCTTGAACTTTTTGGAGCATTCAGCAAAAGACACCTCGATACTATTGATGACCTTTTGAATGAAGAAAACGCCAAAATGTCAAGGCCAAAACTGGAGAAAAATCATGAAGTATTAAAAAACCTGCTTCATGGTGTATTCCTCGTAAGGGAAGCTTCGGCCAGGACCATGGATTATGTCTTGAGCTTTGGGGAACGCAATTCCTGTTTTATCATCCAGGCAGCCTTACAGCAGGCGGGGATTCCCTCTTCGTTCCTCGATGCCCGTAAAATAATTAAAACAGACAAACACTTTGGCGCGGCAAATGTCGACATGGAACTCTCCTTTAAGAATATAAAGGAGTATTTTAATTCACACCCCGAGGTACAGGTAGTTACAGGCTTCATCGCCTCTTCTAAAGGCAATCTTACTACCACCCTTGGTCGTGGGGGATCTGACTATACAGCCTCCTTACTGGCTGCCGGACTGAATGCTGCCCTATTGGAAATATGGACTGATGTCAATGGCGTACTTACCGCAGATCCGCGAAAAGTAAAAAGGGCTTTTACCATTCCTTCCATGACTTATGCCGAAGCTATGGAAATGTCACACTTTGGCGCCAAGGTCATTTACCCGCCAACGCTCCAACCTGCATTGAATAAAAACATTCCGCTGCAAATTAAAAATACCTTCGAACCGTATAACCCAGGCACCTTAATTACGGACAAAGGTGACAAAACAGACCTTCCCGTAAAAGGAATCTCCTCTATTACTGACCTGGACCTGCTCACCTTACAAGGTAGTGGTTTGTTTGGGGTACCGGGTATTGCAGGCCGGCTTTTCGGATGTCTTGCCCAGGCCGATATCAATATCATTCTTATCACCCAGGGATCTTCAGAGCATTCCATCAGTTTTGCCATCCAGCCTTCTTTGGCAAAAAAAGCAAAACGACATATAGAAAAAACGTTTGAATACGAAATGAAAGCCGGAATGATCGATCCGGTAAAAGTGGAAGACAACCTTTCTGTCATCGCCATCATTGGGGAAAATATGAGATACTCCCCGGGGATCGCAGGAAGACTTTTTCAGGCACTTGGTAAAAACGGGATCAACATTACCGCCATTGCACAGGGATCTTCTGAATTAAACATATCCGTTGTCATTGATCGGCCCGACGAGGCTAAAGCCCTAAACTCCCTGCATGAAGCTTTCTTTCTTTCCGATACCAAGGAACTTCATTTATACCTCATCGGGGTGGGCTTGATCGGAAGTACGTTATTGAAACAGATCAAAGCACATGCTGACCACCTGAAATCACAACAATCCATTGAAATTAAAGTCGTCGGCCTTTCTAATAGCAAAAAGATGATATTTAATGAAAATGGCATTAATTTAAATACATGGCAGGAAGACTTACAAAATTCAGCACAGCACAGTAATATACCCGCCTTCATCCAACAAATGAAGGACAATAATTTATCCAATACCATCTTTGTGGATAATACGGCTAATGAAATGATCGCTGGGCATTACGAGTCTATATTGGATTCGAGCATTTCTATTTCCACCCCAAACAAAATTGCCACCTCCTCTTCCTATCTTCAATACCGTCGACTAAAAAATATAGCGGCAAAACGTGGGGTTCAGTTTATGTATGAAACCAACGTCGGAGCCGGACTTCCGATCATCTCAACCTTGAACGACCTGATGATCAGCGGAGATTCTATTCTAAAAATTGAAGGGGTGTTATCGGGTTCACTTTCGTTTATTTTTAACAATTTCAAAGCAGGAACGAAATTCAGTGAATTGGTCACGCTTGCCAAAGAAAAAGGATTTACTGAACCCGATCCGAGAATTGATATCAACGGCATTGACGTCAGAAGAAAACTGATCATTCTCGCCAGGGAAACAGGATTGAATATTGAAGCAGAAGATGTCGTCATAAAAAACATACTGCCCGAAGCATGTAGTAAGGCAAAATCAGTGGATGACTTTTTTGTCGAGCTAAAAAAAGCGGATGATTATTTCGATCAAATGCTAAAAAAGGCATCGGATAAAAACTGTGTATTGAGAATGGTGGCTAAACTCGAAAACGGTAAAGCGACCATAGGGTTAGAGGAAGTAGATCAAACCCATCCGTTTTACACTTTGGATGGAAGCGACAATATGATCGTTTTTACCTCGGAACGTTACAAGGAAAGACCGTTGGTAGTACGCGGACCAGGGGCCGGGGCGGAAGTAACCGCAGCAGGGGTTTTTGCCGAGGTGATCAAAATTGGAAATTTCATCACCTGA
- the ybeY gene encoding rRNA maturation RNase YbeY → MQFFSEETDFNLGNQAAISDWIKKIISKENNSLRQLNFILCNDEYLHKMNVEYLNHDTLTDIITFPYCDPPVVHSDIFISVERVEDNAKIFNTSFNNELHRVIIHGVLHLCGYGDKTEEEQKIMKEKEDEALLLLKHHK, encoded by the coding sequence ATCCAATTTTTCTCAGAAGAAACCGATTTCAACCTCGGCAACCAGGCCGCTATTTCCGACTGGATAAAAAAAATTATTTCTAAAGAAAATAATTCCCTTCGTCAACTCAATTTCATTTTGTGCAATGACGAATACCTGCATAAAATGAATGTGGAATATCTCAACCACGACACCCTCACTGATATCATTACTTTTCCTTATTGCGACCCTCCTGTCGTCCATAGCGACATTTTCATCAGCGTTGAAAGGGTCGAAGATAATGCTAAAATTTTCAACACTTCTTTCAATAACGAACTCCATCGGGTCATCATTCACGGAGTGCTGCACCTTTGTGGTTATGGTGATAAAACTGAAGAAGAGCAAAAGATTATGAAAGAAAAAGAAGATGAAGCTCTTCTCCTACTGAAACATCATAAATAA